In Leptospira langatensis, a single window of DNA contains:
- a CDS encoding ACP S-malonyltransferase, protein MTVANFLNEAKAQGNKLFLQFGGQGSPWLKELAKIYESEPSLKELFDTAFNALKEELPSLDKSIISQGYDFEAWLKNPESAPDENYLSSATVSIVGIFLTQTANYVSLTHKGFPTSELIANSIGASGHSQGIVPAVLVSLGKEGADFYKEYAKFIKFILYLGYRAQQLYGIFNPSEEVLKGNEEIGDKQPAPMVAVIGYTAAELSERVAKTNSELGLSGDKAIYVSLFNTPDSNIVSGNPEALLALRKKFKAEMDDKKVKFVYLKTTAPFHCPIMDATEQTVPKDMERIGFSYKGSDLKIPVYSIFDGRNYQNEADVSLPLFREVLIKALHWKEATSAFVNTPKVVGIDFGPSVVSQKLTQANLGTSENKIYSTSSPKDIKVLLA, encoded by the coding sequence ATGACAGTGGCAAACTTTTTAAACGAAGCAAAAGCTCAGGGCAATAAACTATTTTTGCAATTCGGCGGTCAGGGATCTCCATGGCTGAAAGAACTCGCAAAAATTTACGAATCAGAACCTTCTCTAAAAGAATTATTTGATACTGCCTTCAACGCTTTGAAAGAAGAACTTCCGTCTTTGGACAAGAGCATTATCTCCCAAGGATATGATTTCGAAGCTTGGCTCAAAAATCCAGAATCCGCTCCGGATGAAAATTATCTGAGCAGCGCTACGGTTTCCATCGTCGGGATCTTCCTTACTCAGACAGCAAATTACGTCTCTTTAACTCATAAAGGCTTTCCTACTTCCGAACTGATCGCCAACTCGATCGGAGCTTCCGGCCATAGCCAAGGTATCGTTCCGGCAGTCCTGGTTTCCTTGGGAAAAGAAGGCGCAGATTTCTATAAGGAATATGCAAAATTCATAAAATTCATCCTTTATTTAGGCTACAGAGCTCAACAACTCTACGGTATTTTCAATCCTTCCGAAGAAGTCCTGAAAGGGAACGAGGAGATCGGAGACAAACAACCCGCTCCAATGGTTGCAGTTATCGGTTATACAGCAGCGGAACTTTCCGAAAGAGTAGCGAAGACAAACTCTGAACTTGGATTGTCCGGAGACAAGGCGATCTATGTTTCTCTTTTCAATACTCCTGATTCCAATATCGTATCCGGAAATCCGGAAGCTCTTCTTGCTCTCCGTAAGAAATTCAAAGCGGAGATGGATGATAAGAAAGTAAAATTCGTATATCTCAAAACCACCGCACCTTTCCATTGCCCGATCATGGACGCTACCGAGCAAACCGTTCCGAAAGATATGGAAAGGATCGGATTCAGCTACAAGGGTTCCGATCTGAAAATCCCTGTTTATTCTATCTTCGACGGAAGGAATTATCAGAACGAAGCAGACGTTAGCCTTCCATTGTTCAGAGAAGTACTGATCAAGGCATTGCATTGGAAAGAAGCAACATCTGCCTTCGTGAACACTCCCAAAGTAGTAGGTATAGATTTCGGACCGAGCGTAGTTTCTCAGAAACTCACTCAGGCAAACCTGGGAACTTCCGAAAACAAGATCTACAGCACTTCCAGTCCGAAAGACATCAAAGTCCTTTTGGCATAA